The genomic interval GTGTTTTCGCCCAGATGCTGCGCGACTTCCAACACCAGCTCCTTGCCGTTGTTCGAGGTCGTCAGAGCGTTCAGAATCGCCGGCAGGTGGCCGTCGAACTGCACGTCCACAACAGCGCCGATCACCTGGGTAATCTTACCTTTGGTTTCTTGCATCCTTTTTTCCTTCACTCGAGCGCGCTTCCGTCCGTACGGCAACGCATCAATGACACATCTCGGGCGCCGACGCAGCGCCCTGTTTATTTCCTGTTACCCGGTCAAGAACTTCCCGCAGTGCTTTACCGGCAGCCTCATCCGAAAAATTCTCTTGCCAGCGACGATAGCCGGCCCGAGCCAGCTTGTCGCAAAGCTCCTGATCTTCCATCAGCGACAAAATCGCATTGCGCAGACCGGCCACGTCCTTCGGCGCAACCAGCAGAGCATCCTGTCCATCCGTCAGATAGTCGCGCGTTCCGGTACAATCGGTCGCCACGATCGCCTTGCCCATGGCCATGGCGGTCAGGAATGTAACCTGACCGGCCGCGTTCTGGGTCTCTGCGATGGGCACGACGTTTACCCGGGCAGCAGAGGACAAGGACAGGCATTCCGCCATGCTCAGCCCGTTTCTGACCTCGACATTCGCGGGGATGTCGATCCCCTGAATGACGTCGGGCTTGGCAATCAGCAATGTCTTCAGACCAGTCCCCTCTACCGCGGCGCAGAAGCTGCGATAATCGCGACCGGCCGATCCCATGGCGATCACGTCGAAACGCTCGGCCGAGGGCTCGACATTGATCGTGCCCCGCTGACAAGGCACGAAGGTCAGCCGGGACTCCGGCAGATCGAAAGCCTTCGCATAGACCGGGATCTCTCCGCGGGAATGCGTGATCAGCAGCGAGGCACGCTTGAACAGCTTGCCCGCGACACGCGCGGCGCGCCCCTTGCTTCCACCACCGAAATTGAAGCTCCAACCGATGACGCGGGTCGAGCTGAACATGGCTGCCTTCCAGAAGCAGCAGGCCAGGGTCAGTGGCGGGAAGTTGGCAATGACAACATCCGACCGCTGGTTCATGGCACGCCGCGCCTGGCGGAAATGGCGCCGCCATTCGGCAAGATTGGTGGTCTTGCCCCGGCGATGCCAGGACACGGCTTCCTCCGCCCCGACCTTCACAAACCGATAGGGCGCGGCGGGATCGACGAAATCGTCGATCCACCTGCCATCGGCTGGAATGCTGGGGTGAACGACCACCACACTTACCTCTTCTTTCATCAGAGCGCCTCGGCACCCGAGATGATTTCGATCAGTTCCTTCGTGATCGCAGCCTGCCGCGAACGGTTATATTCGGTCGTCAGCCTGTCGATCATGTCGCCTGCGTTGCGCGTGGCATTGTCCATGGCCGTCATCCGCGCGCCCTGTTCAGAGGCGGCATTTTCCAGCAGCGCGGCAAAGATCTGCGTCGCGACCGAGCGGGGCAGCAGATCGGCCAGAATGGCCTCTTCGCCCGGTTCGTAATCGTAAAGCGACGAAGCTCCTGCGGCGTCCTCGGCACCTTCCGGCACTTCCGCCGGAATGACCTGACGCGCCGTCGGTACCTGGCTGATCACCGATTCAAAGCGGTTGTAGAAGATCGTTGCGACGTCATAGTCGCCCGCTTCGAAACGGCTCAGAACCTCATCCGCGATGTCGCGCGCGTTGTCATAGCCGACACGCTTCACCTCGGACAGATCGACGTGATGGATCAGATGGCTGCCGTAATCGCGCTTCAACTGCTCGCGGCCCTTCTTGCCGACGGTCAGGATGGTGACATCCTTGCCTTCGCCGCGCAGACGCTCGGCATATTGCCGGGCCAGCTTGACGATCGAGCTGTTGAAACCACCGGCCAGACCACGTTCCGAGGTCATCACCACCAGCAGCTGCTTCTGATCCGAGCCCGTGCCCGACAGCAGGCGCGGTGCGGTTTCCGAACCGGCCGCATTCGCGGTCAGCCCGGCCATCACCGCCGACATGCGGTCGGCATAGGGGCGCGCGGCCTCTGCCGCATCCTGCGCACGGCGCAGTTTCGCGGCAGCGACCATCTGCATCGCCTTGGTGATCTTCCGCGTATTCTTGACGCTTCCGATCCGGTTTTTAAGGTCCTTGAGACTGGGCATCTATTCCCCCTCTCAGGCGCGGGTCTTGCTGTATTCGTCCAGCGCCGCCTTGATGGCATCTTCCAGATCACCGGCAACCTTGCGGTCGTTCTTGGTCATATCGTCCAGAAGATCGGCTTTCTGATTGCGCAGGAACTGCAGCAGACCGTGTTCCCATTCAACGACCTTGGCCACCGGCACATCGTCGATATAGCCTTTGGTCCCGGCATAGATCACGATGACGATTTCGGCATTGGTCAGCGGCTGGTATTGCGGCTGCTTCATCAACTCGGTCAGGCGGGCACCACGGTTCAGCAGGCGCTGCGTGGCGGCGTCCAGATCCGAACCGAACTGTGCAAAGGCCGCCATTTCGCGATACTGCGCCAGTTCCAGCTTGACCGGACCAGCGACCGATTTCATCGCCTTGGTCTGCGCAGCCGAACCGACGCGGCTGACCGACAGACCGGTGTTCACGGCCGGGCGGATGCCCTGGAAGAACAGTTCGGTTTCCAGGAAGATCTGGCCATCGGTGATCGAGATCACGTTGGTCGGGATATAGGCCGACACGTCGCCTGCCTGGGTTTCGATGATCGGCAGCGCGGTCAGCGAACCGGCACCGTTATCCTCGTTCAGCTTCGAGGCACGCTCCAGCAGGCGCGAATGCAGGTAGAACACGTCGCCCGGATAGGCTTCGCGTCCCGGCGGACGACGCAGCAGCAGCGACATCTGACGATAGGCAACGGCCTGCTTGGACAGGTCATCATAGACGATCAGCGCGTCCATGCCGTTATCGCGGAAATATTCACCGATGGCTGCACCCGAGAAGGGCGCCAGATACTGCATCGGGGCCGGATCGGATGCGGTCGCGGCGACGACGGTGGTATAGGCCATCGCGCCGGTCTCTTCCAGCTTCTTCACCAGCTGCGCCACGGTCGAGCGCTTCTGACCGACGGCGACATAGACACAGTGCAGCGTCTTCATGCCATCGTCTTCGCGGCCGTTATAGTTCAGCTGGTTCAGGATCGCGTCCAGAGCCACGGCGGTCTTGCCGGTCTGACGGTCGCCGATGATCAGTTCGCGCTGGCCACGGCCGATCGGGATCATGGCGTCCACCGCCTTGATGCCGGTCGCCATCGGCTCATGCACGGATTTGCGCGGCATGATGCCCGGCGCCTTGACGTCGGCCACGGCGCGGGTGTCGGTTTCGATCGGGCCCTTGCCGTCGATCGGGTTGCCCAGGGCGTCGACGACGCGGCCCAGCAGCGCCTTGCCAACCGGCACGTCCACGATGGAACGGGTGCGCTTGACGGTATCGCCTTCCTTGATGTCGCGGTCGTCACCGAAGATCACGACGCCGACATTGTCGGTTTCAAGGTTCAGCACCATCCCGCGGACGCCGCCGGGGAATTCGACCATTTCACCGGCCTGAACCTTGTCCAGACCATAGACGCGCGCAATCCCGTCACCGACGGACAGCACCTGGCCAACCTCGGCCACCTCGGCCTCCTGACCGAAATTCTTGATCTGATCCTTGAGGATGGCCGAAATCTCGGCAGCCTGGATTCCCATTATCCGACCTCTTTCATAGCATTCTGGAGGGAGGCGAGCTTCGAGCGGACCGAACTGTCGATCATCTGAGAGCCCATCTTAACAATCATGCCGCCGATGAGGGTTTCATCGACGCTGGTTTTGAGTTTGACCTTTTTGCCCGACTTCTCGGACAGCGTATCGGCCAGACGCTTTTGCTGTTCATCGCTCAGCGCGACGGCGCTGATGACATCGGCGGTCACTTCGCCACGTTCCTGCGCGATCAGGTCGCCCAGGCGGGTGACAAGCTGCGGCAGGACGAACAGGCGACGGTTCTTGCCCATCAGTTGCAGGGTGTTGGCCAGCGTGGCCGACAGACCCATCTTGGATGCCAGCGCGGCAATGGCGCTGGTCTGCTGTTCGCGTGTATAGATCGGGGAATTGATCAGATCCCGAAGATCGCTGCTGTCCGCCAAAGCGGCATCAAGATCCTGGACCTGCTGGGCCAGAGCATCCAGCCCCCCCTCTTCCTTGACGATGTCAAAGACGGCCTGGGCGTAACGCCCGGCGATGCTTTGGGACATGGAAACGGTGTTGGCCACGGTCATCCTTCGCGGTTAACGCACACCCCGCCGACGGGCCGACCAGCGATTGATCGGTCTGAAGCGGGGCATCGGTGAACAGATGGGCGGCGCCCGACGGGTGACGCCCTCAAATCTGCGGCGTCTCTAGCAGCAGATTTACCGCCCTGCAACCGCCTTGGACACGGAAATGAGAGCGGCTGGCGCAGCGATGTCGCATTCGTTATCGGAAAATCGCGCGGATCGGCGGCCAGAGGGCAGCGCAGGCGATCCACAGGCGTCCCAGCAATTTTTCGCGACGCTGCGGATCGCCCCCTTCCCCAAGGGCACCCTGCCCGCCTGCGCGGATCTGACGCGCCGAATCTGTGGCTGTTTTCAGGATCCCACTATCGCCTCTCAGACATTCCTGGCTTTCGGCCAGAGTCCTGACCCAACCGACCGCTTCAACCCGGGCAGATCAACGTCGGCTTTGAGCCCAAAGTTCCGGATGCCGCATTGTGTTTGAATGGCGACTTTCCGCTAAGCGCGACCGCTCGCTATACTGAACTTGCTTGGAACCCAGGACTGCGATCAGAAAGGCGTCCGATGAAAAATCTCACGACTGCACCCGTGCTGACAACGCAGCGGTTGATTTTGCGTGGACCCGAACGGAGTGATCTACCGGAGTTCACCCGCTTCATGACCAGTGCCCCGTCGATGGTGGCTCAGGGCGAGACGGTCACAGCGGAACAGGCTTGGTTCGGGTTTCTGACTGGAGTTGGCCACTGGCATTGGCACAGCTTCGGCTTCTTTATTGTCGTTGAACGGCAGACTGGGCACCCGGTCGGCAGAGTGGGCCTGATCAAGCATTCCAACTGGCCGGACGTAGAGCTGGCATGGCATCTGTTCGAAGGCACGGAGGGAAAAGGCTTTGCAACGGAAGCTGCGATTGCCGTCAAGGAATGGGCCCGTGAGGAATTGGGGTTAGATCGGCTATACAGCTACATTGACCGGGAGAATGCCCGTTCACAGGCTGTGGCGAAGAGGCTTGGTGCCGTCATTGAAGGAACGCAGGCCCCGCATGAGCCAGAGGCGGATGTATGGGTTCACTCAATGGAAAGCCATTGAGACAAGCCGGGGTGAAGGCGCTGACCCGATGCACCAAAAGTGCCAGCAACAACTTGGAAAACCTCGGGCCGTGGGATGATTTCGAATGGGGTATGTTGAATGGCAAGCTCTCCGCTCTGCGTTGGGTCTTGGGAGACTAATGGGACATGCTCGACACATGATTACACGGCGAAGTTCTGCGCCGTCCTGCCTGTTCAGGGCAGCGCGCTAAACGTCTGTTTCCTGCGCATCACTGCCGTTCGTCCTGGGCGCGGCGAACGGCAGAAGTGTCCGCGCTGCTTACCTTGGGATAGGTCGTGGTAAAGGGCCGGTCCATGTTAGAATCGTATGACGTTTGGGCCATTATTGCTTGACGCCGCCCCTTGATGAGATTCAGAAATTCCGGTGCTTCGCGTCGATGGTGCGCGACGTTCGAAAACCACGTGCGAAGCTGCAAGCACGGCAATCAGTCCGCAGATTCTTTTTTCATCCGCCGCAAAGCCTCTTGCCGACCGGGGCGCGGGCGGGCGATGCCGCCCAGCACCTCGATCGGGTTGGGCACATGAACCGGACTGCCCGCCGTGACCGCGCCCTGCACCTGTTTCGTCAGCTCGGTCAGCACCACGCCCGCGATCAGCACGCGGCTGATCCGCGTGCCCGTACGCTCCCACATATTGGCCGTGCGCAGCCAGAACCGGCGGTCAGAGGGCGGGATATAGACCGCCGCGCCGGTCCAGCCGCTGACAAAGCCCGCGCGACGGGTCTGGGCCTCAAGCTGTCCGGCGGTGTAGCTGCGGCCAAAGCCAAAGGGCGTGCTGTCAGATGCCGCCCACAGCCCCGCGCGATTGGGCACCATGATCAGGATCCGCCCGCCGGGACCAAGGACGCGCCATGCCTCGGCCAGAAGCGCGTCGGGGTGGTCGCTGGTTTCCAGCCCGTGCAGGATTACCAGCCGGTCCAGACTGCCGGTATCGATGGGCCAGGCGGTCTCGTCACAAAGCACGCTGTGATTGGCCATGCCCGCAGGCCAGGCCATCACCCCTTGCGGCCCGGGCATCAGCGCCGTCACCCGCCGCGCTTTGGACAGATAGGGCCGCAGCATCGGCGCCGCGAATCCATAGCCCGCCACGCTCATCCCCGTCGTCAGGCCGGGCGCCCAGCGTTCCGTCAGCCGGTCGCGCAGGATACGCTGCACCGCGCGCCCAAGGGCACGCTGATAATAAAACCGTCTCAGATCCTCGATATCGTGATGCATTGCACCCCGGCCCGGTGTTTGTCACTGTCAGCACATCATATGGACAAGGATTTGCCAATGGCACTGGAACTGGTCACGCTGCGATGCCTGAAAGACAATTACGCCTATCTGCTGCATGGCGATGAGGGCACGATCCTGATCGACGCGCCAGAGGCCGACCCGATCCTGAACGAACTGACCGCGCGCGGCTGGTCGCTGGATGCCATCCTGCTGACGCATCATCATGCCGACCATATCGATGGCGTGCCCCGGATCGTGGCCGAAACCGGGGCACGTGTGATCGGCAATGGGGCTGACGCCGCGCGCCTGCCGCCGCTGGATCAGCCCGTAGAGGCAGGCGAGCGGATCAGCATGCTGGGCGAGCCGGTCGAGGTGATTGACGTCTCTGGCCACACCATCGGCCACCTGGCCTTTCATTTCCCCCGCTCTGCATATGCCTTTACCGCCGACAGCCTGATGGCCATCGGCTGCGGACGCCTGTTCGAAGGCGATGCCGACATGATGTGGGACAGCCTGTCGCGGCTGGATGCGCTGCCGGGCGAGACGCTGATCTGTTCGGGCCATGATTACTGCGCCGCCAACGGTGCCTTCGCCCTGTCCGTGGATGCCGAAAATCAGGCCCTTCGCGCGCGTCTGGATGCGGTGCAGCGCGCCGAGCAGCCCTGCGCCCCCGCCACGCTGGACGAAGAGAGGGCGACAAACCCCTTTCTGCGCGTCGCCGCCTTGCGCGACAGCCTGGGAATGCCCAACTCACGGGATGCGGATGTTTTCAGGCGGCTGCGAGAGATGAAGGACAAGTTCTGATTGTCCCGCATTGCCCTTTTCACCGGTTCCGCAATCTTGAAAAACCGGCTTGCCGATATCACATCTGCCTCAACCACCGGAAAATCGCGGCATCAGGCGCAAAAAGCACTTGATACCTGTCGAAATCCACCAAATCTTAACTGTATCGTGACAGTCTGGGCAGGTGGGCCGCTAAATATGCCCATACCGCCAGTCGACTGACAGGAGACGACCCGTGCCAAGTTTCTCGACCTCACTGGAACAGGCCATTCACCAGGCGCTTGCGCTGGCGAACGAACATCGACACGAGCTTGCAACGCTGGAACACCTGTTGCTGGCGCTGACCGAGGAACCGGATGCGGTCAAGGTCATGCGCGCCTGCAACGTGGATCTGGAAGAGCTGCGCAAGCTGCTGATCGAGTTTATCGATGATGACCTGTCCACCCTGATCACCGATGTGGATGGCTCTGAAGCCGTCCCGACCGCTGCATTCCAGCGGGTCATTCAACGTGCCGCCATCCATGTTCAAAGCTCGGGCCGGGAAGAGGTCACCGGCGCGAATGTGCTGGTCGCGATCTTCGCCGAACGCGAATCCAACGCCGCCTTCTTCCTGCAGGAAATGGACATGACCCGCTATGACGCGGTCAATTTCATTGCTCATGGCGTGGCGAAAAATCCCTCCTTCAACGAAAACCGCAAGGTGGCCGGTGCCGAGGATCAGCCAGAGGCGAAGGCCACGGAAGCCGCGCAGGATGCCAAGGATGAAAGCGCGCTGGCGAAATATTGCGTCGATCTTAACGCGAAGTCGAAGAAAGGCGATGTCGATCCGCTGATCGGCCGCTCGGGCGAGGTCGAGCGTTGCATCCAGGTCCTGTGCCGCCGCCGCAAGAACAACCCGCTTCTGGTGGGCGATCCGGGCGTGGGCAAGACCGCCATTGCCGAAGGTCTGGCCAAGAAAATCGTCGAGGGCGAAACCCCCGAGGTTCTCTCCGGTGCCACGATCTTTTCGCTGG from Paracoccus fistulariae carries:
- a CDS encoding glycosyltransferase family 4 protein translates to MKEEVSVVVVHPSIPADGRWIDDFVDPAAPYRFVKVGAEEAVSWHRRGKTTNLAEWRRHFRQARRAMNQRSDVVIANFPPLTLACCFWKAAMFSSTRVIGWSFNFGGGSKGRAARVAGKLFKRASLLITHSRGEIPVYAKAFDLPESRLTFVPCQRGTINVEPSAERFDVIAMGSAGRDYRSFCAAVEGTGLKTLLIAKPDVIQGIDIPANVEVRNGLSMAECLSLSSAARVNVVPIAETQNAAGQVTFLTAMAMGKAIVATDCTGTRDYLTDGQDALLVAPKDVAGLRNAILSLMEDQELCDKLARAGYRRWQENFSDEAAGKALREVLDRVTGNKQGAASAPEMCH
- a CDS encoding F0F1 ATP synthase subunit gamma, whose amino-acid sequence is MPSLKDLKNRIGSVKNTRKITKAMQMVAAAKLRRAQDAAEAARPYADRMSAVMAGLTANAAGSETAPRLLSGTGSDQKQLLVVMTSERGLAGGFNSSIVKLARQYAERLRGEGKDVTILTVGKKGREQLKRDYGSHLIHHVDLSEVKRVGYDNARDIADEVLSRFEAGDYDVATIFYNRFESVISQVPTARQVIPAEVPEGAEDAAGASSLYDYEPGEEAILADLLPRSVATQIFAALLENAASEQGARMTAMDNATRNAGDMIDRLTTEYNRSRQAAITKELIEIISGAEAL
- the atpA gene encoding F0F1 ATP synthase subunit alpha, with product MGIQAAEISAILKDQIKNFGQEAEVAEVGQVLSVGDGIARVYGLDKVQAGEMVEFPGGVRGMVLNLETDNVGVVIFGDDRDIKEGDTVKRTRSIVDVPVGKALLGRVVDALGNPIDGKGPIETDTRAVADVKAPGIMPRKSVHEPMATGIKAVDAMIPIGRGQRELIIGDRQTGKTAVALDAILNQLNYNGREDDGMKTLHCVYVAVGQKRSTVAQLVKKLEETGAMAYTTVVAATASDPAPMQYLAPFSGAAIGEYFRDNGMDALIVYDDLSKQAVAYRQMSLLLRRPPGREAYPGDVFYLHSRLLERASKLNEDNGAGSLTALPIIETQAGDVSAYIPTNVISITDGQIFLETELFFQGIRPAVNTGLSVSRVGSAAQTKAMKSVAGPVKLELAQYREMAAFAQFGSDLDAATQRLLNRGARLTELMKQPQYQPLTNAEIVIVIYAGTKGYIDDVPVAKVVEWEHGLLQFLRNQKADLLDDMTKNDRKVAGDLEDAIKAALDEYSKTRA
- a CDS encoding F0F1 ATP synthase subunit delta, which translates into the protein MANTVSMSQSIAGRYAQAVFDIVKEEGGLDALAQQVQDLDAALADSSDLRDLINSPIYTREQQTSAIAALASKMGLSATLANTLQLMGKNRRLFVLPQLVTRLGDLIAQERGEVTADVISAVALSDEQQKRLADTLSEKSGKKVKLKTSVDETLIGGMIVKMGSQMIDSSVRSKLASLQNAMKEVG
- a CDS encoding GNAT family N-acetyltransferase; the protein is MKNLTTAPVLTTQRLILRGPERSDLPEFTRFMTSAPSMVAQGETVTAEQAWFGFLTGVGHWHWHSFGFFIVVERQTGHPVGRVGLIKHSNWPDVELAWHLFEGTEGKGFATEAAIAVKEWAREELGLDRLYSYIDRENARSQAVAKRLGAVIEGTQAPHEPEADVWVHSMESH
- a CDS encoding class I SAM-dependent methyltransferase translates to MHHDIEDLRRFYYQRALGRAVQRILRDRLTERWAPGLTTGMSVAGYGFAAPMLRPYLSKARRVTALMPGPQGVMAWPAGMANHSVLCDETAWPIDTGSLDRLVILHGLETSDHPDALLAEAWRVLGPGGRILIMVPNRAGLWAASDSTPFGFGRSYTAGQLEAQTRRAGFVSGWTGAAVYIPPSDRRFWLRTANMWERTGTRISRVLIAGVVLTELTKQVQGAVTAGSPVHVPNPIEVLGGIARPRPGRQEALRRMKKESAD
- the gloB gene encoding hydroxyacylglutathione hydrolase — protein: MALELVTLRCLKDNYAYLLHGDEGTILIDAPEADPILNELTARGWSLDAILLTHHHADHIDGVPRIVAETGARVIGNGADAARLPPLDQPVEAGERISMLGEPVEVIDVSGHTIGHLAFHFPRSAYAFTADSLMAIGCGRLFEGDADMMWDSLSRLDALPGETLICSGHDYCAANGAFALSVDAENQALRARLDAVQRAEQPCAPATLDEERATNPFLRVAALRDSLGMPNSRDADVFRRLREMKDKF